The DNA segment TGCTTGAGGAACGCGGCCATCTGCTGCTTCTTCTGCATGTTCATGGCACTCTGATACTGGAGGAACTGCATCATCTGCGCGGAGCGCATCTCGTTCTCCTCCTTCATCATCCTCATCATCTCCATGTTGGACTCGCGGGCCTTTTCCTGCTGCTTGGTCACCATGTAGGTCGTTCCAAGACTGGTGGCTGCGCCTAATCCTACGATTACTATTGCTACTGCTGGCAGTGGCATATCGGATCCCTCCTTACGGATTTTCTTACCTCCATTATCGCTTATCATGGCCCGAATGTAAAGAGAAAATGGTTACAGGGATGTTACATTTTATTTTCCATTATGTTAACATTTTAAAATGGTAACAGTTTTTCGTGTTGTCATATCCCAAAAAAGATCTCTAAGCTTCCCTGTCACAGAAATCTGTGCCGGGCAGAAGGCAAAAAAGGCTTCCCCTATGGAGAAGCCGGAGCCTGTCAGAATCGGGCGGGCAGAAAATGCCATGCCATGGGTCATGGCCCGTCTTCAGTGAGGCCATCAATCGAACTATATCGCACCCCGTATTGTCCCTTGGTTCCATAAGTACCGGGAACAGAGACCGATACGGTGTAATTGAAGGTCCTGTTGTCAACTTCATAACCATAAGACAGGTCCGTGCCGTACCTGTCAAAATAGTATTTCTTTGTCTCCTTGTCATAGCTGTAGCCTGCGGGAGGAAGCTGCCTGAGATATTCAGGGGTGACATCCTCGAGTTTTTCAGGGTAATAGCCCTTGTGGTCAGTTGAATACATCTCAAGGGAAGTGCCGATATTCTTGAGATTCGATCTCAATGTCGAGAGACCGGGGATCACCATGGGCTCCGGCAGCGCGTAGACCGCATACCAGAGTGACATCGTGAAGAGGAGCGAAGCGGCAAGAACCACCCTGCTCCTCAGCATCAGGCCGCCTGAAAAGAAGCGGAGAAACTCCCTGCGGTTCAGAAGGCGCATCGATGCGAAGATGAGCAGCAGGTAAAAGGCATCCAGCAGCGGCTTCGCCAGATAGTAAGAGCCCAGGTCCGCCCTATCGCCGAAGAGCGAGAAGAACCCGAGAAAAGTCACCATGGCGCAGTCTATCATGAAATAGAGCTTGTGATAGAGCAGCAGATAGTTCACCACAAGGAGCGCGGAAATTGCGGCGATGACCCACACGGGGTAAACGGGGAGGAGCACCCCCGGAGGGGTCCATCAGGCAAAGCCCGGCTTCGCGGTGAGGATTGCAAGCATAACAAGGACCGATGAGAAGATCATTACCTTTTTCATGGCGCTACCTTCCTTTCCCATGGGCTGGAGCTCCCTGGAGCCTCGCTTCCAGCGATGAGCCCCAGGAGAGGATGGCATTTCCCATCCTGGCGATAAGATCGGGAGCTGCATAAGGCCCCCTCTTCCTCTTCCAGTGCCGGTATATGAGCACGAAAGCTCCCACGATGATAAACAGAAAAGCTACGAGGGGAAATACCAGCATCTCGTATCCGCGGCCCCTCGACCCGGGAAGGGAGATAAAATTGAGGGCCACGGCGGCGATGAAATAGAGGCCAACCCAGAGATCCCGGCCCTGTGCCGCCTGGAAGGCTGCCATTCCCTCTTTTATCCTCTCCAGCTCGGCGGTGATGGAGGCTGCCGAGGGCGGGCGCTCATCCCTGTCACGGCTGAGGCACTTCATCAGAAGCGCTTCAAGCTTTGCCGGCACAGAGATCTGGAGGCTCCTGAGGGAAGGGAACTTGAAATTGAACTGCTGAGGATCTTCTTCGGTGAGCAGGTAATAGAGAGTGGCGCCGAGAGCATAGAGGTCAGAGCGCTCGTCGGTCTGGCCGAGGCCGTACTGCTCGGGCGGCGAAAAGCCTGGGGTGCCATATACAAGGGTGTCCTTCTGCTTCGCCGGATCAAAGTTCCGCGCTATCCCGAAGTCAATGAGGCGGAGCCTCCCCTTCCCCGTTATCATGATGTTGGATGGCTTGAGGTCGCGGAAAATCAGCGGAGCGGGAACCTGGCTGTGGAGATACTGGAGAATGGCGGCAAGCTCTCCTGCAATCTCAACGACCCGCTCGGCCTCAAAGGGCTTCCCGGACTCCTTCAGCGCATGCTCAAGGCTTTTCCCCTCGATATACTCCATGACAAGGGCCAGGCCTTCACTGTCAGAGAAATGCTCGATGAGCTTGGGAATGGCCAGATGGTTGAGGCTCTTGAGAAGGGCGCACTCTTTCCTGAAGAGCTCTTCCGCCTCGGCGCGCTCTTCAAGGGTAAGGCCCCGGAGCTCTATCTCCTTGAGAACCCACCGGACATCCTGGGAAGGAAAGGTGAGATCCTTGACGAGATATACGGAGCCCATTGCGCCGCGGCCAAGCTCCCCGGCAATCTCATAACGGCCGCGGAGCACCTCGCCCTTGCGTGGGCAGGCCGCAGCCGCCTGGGATTCTGCAGCCGCTTTTGGCCTGAGCCGACTCAACCTCGCCGCTTTCCATCTGCCGATGAGGCATACTGCAGTTGCTGCCGCCAGAGCCATTAGTGCGAAAGGAACAAACTCGATGAAATTGATGGAATAGAATACTCCATAGCCATTATCCATAAACCCGACGGCAAAGACCGCGATAAAGGCCGCGAAAAATATCAGGAGCATTTTCCCCGCCCAGTTTTTCTCCCGCACGATGCCCCAGGCGGCCAGGGCCGCCATCCCCGACAGGGCAAGGAGCATCAGGGAGGGGACAATCTGCGAGATTTCGTCGAGAGCTTCTACGACGGCGAGCAGAAATAGAAGCAGGTACAGAAGGCCGATGGTCCCCGTGACCAGGGAGGGAAAAAGGATGTAAAAAGGCATCGACTGCTCAGGCCGCCGTTTTCTCGGGGGACTGAAGGAACGTTCCATGGTAAGCGCCTCCTCTCTTCTTCATGGAGGGTTATTCCCCGGGGAAGGAATTTTAGACACTTTCTGGGAAAATTCTGATCACAGCATGATATTATTCCCGCTCAAAATGGCACAAAAGGCGGTGCTCTCATGGATAAGATTGAGATAATCGAAAGGCTTGTCTATCTTGTAAAACAGCTTCCCGATGACGGGGCTGAAAAAGTGCTTGAGGCCGTTGAAGGCTATCTTGAGCAGCAAGGGATTGCGGTGGTGATGCCCATGGAGAATGTGAGCCAGCTCAGGCCTGAATTTATTGCCGGACTCAGGGAAGCCGAAGATGAAATCCATTACAGAGACTGAGCCACTGGAGAAGAAATAAGCACCATGAAAAAAATCAACAGCGTATGCGGAGAGATAAGCACAGATGATCTGGGCTTTACCCTGATGCATGAGCATGTTATGGTCATAGACAGCTTTATGCGATATTCATTTCCCGACTGGTTCGCGAGGGACGGGTTTATCAGGAAAGTAGTCAATGAATTATCAGAAGCGCGGCAGAAGGGCGTCAGGACTATTGTGGACGCTACCCCGATAAACCTGGGACGGGATATTTCCGTGATAAAAGAGGCTTCCGAAAAATCAGGAGTGCAGATAATCGCCTCCACGGGATTTTACTGGTACGACGAGCCCTGGATGGACGGCTGGGGAATCGAAGCCCTGATGGAGAAGCTTCTCCGCGAGATCAATCATGGAATCCAGGGCACGGATATAAAGCCGGGAGTCATCAAGGCGGCGACGGACTTCCCGGGGATGACCCCTGTCAACTTCAAGCTCCTGAAAACCTCGGCACGATTGGCCAGGGCGACAGACCTTCCCCTGATAACCCATTCATGTCCCTCCCGCATGACGGGCCTCATGCAGCAGGACGTGTTTCTTGCGGAAAAAGTGGATCCTGCAAGGGTGGTGATAGGCCATAGCGGGGATACCGACGATATCGAGTACCTGGAAGCGATATTGAAGCGCGGAAGCTATGTCGGCCTGGACCGTTTCGGGCTTGACATGGTTCTTCCCGTTGAAAAAAGGATCGCCACGGTGATTGAACTGGTGAAACGCGGCCATACCGATAAAATCCTGCTCTCACACGACTACTGCTGTTATATTGATTGGACTCCCGAATTCTGCTTCAAAGAAGGGGCGGAGCACTGGAGCTATACCTATCTGCCTGCCCAGATTATTCCGGAGATGAAAAAGCGCGGCATCAGCGATGAGGCAATCAGAATCATGACCGTCGAGAATCCGAAGAGAATCTTTACTGAGTAAATGGGAATTCTGTCATTGGAAGAAGGATTTGACCATCCCGAGAGAGCTCTTGGTGCACCGTGAGGCCAGGGGCCATTCTCCCGGATCTTTAGACTATACAGAACTCAATGCACGGCTTTGCAGGCTTGAAAATATTTTTCTCACTATCCCACTTCCATCCATTCCTCTCCGCCCCTCCGCAGGGGGCTCTATCTCTTCGCAGGCGGGACTTTCATGCGGGTTGAGCAGAAAAAACGTAAAAAGGGGCATTCCGTGCCTCCAGGGCCCATACAGCGATGGCTTGAAAACCCTATCACTACAAGCTTTTAAGCTGTCTATTCTTTTGACTTTCTCTTTTTTATGGGGTATAATATTATTAGAGATACATGGGTATCCCAGGCATAAGTCAAAATTGAAAGGAGAACTTTTTGTGAACACGGCATCAGGCGCGCACCTCAGGGAGGTCCCGCACCGGGAGGCCCCATCGGCCACCCAGGCTCTTCAGGTCGCCCCGGCTGGGAAGCCTTCTCCTGCGGTGATCCGCGAGTATCCCGGCTACGAGGCCGCCATGGAGGGCGGGCAGGTCTTCAAGGCTTGCCCCGGCCTCCCGCTGGTCACGTACGGCGCCGATGAGGTGCTCTCGCGCTCGAATTGCCGGCACATATTCCGCGATCTCACCGCCGAGGTCCTGGACTGGAACCTCTGGTGCCTCTCTTCTGCCGGGGTCAGGCTCGATCTCCTCATCGGGGAGGCTCTTCTCTTCCTTGACGGGAAGCTCGAGAGGCTTGGCTATGTGAGAGTGTCCGACTTTGTGCGAGAAGAGCTGGGCATCTCTTCCAGGAGCGGCTACGAGCTGATGCGGAACGCGAAGGCCATTCAGAAGCTCCCCCTCATCAGGGAAGCTCTTGAAAAGGGGCTTCTGCGCAAAAGCGCGCTGCGGTATCTCTTCCAGGTCGTGACGCCCGAGACCGAGGCGGAGTGGCTCTCAAGAGCCATGCACTCCACCATAAGAGAAATTGAAGAGGAGGTGAAGAGTTTTAAAGCCGGTGGGAGTGATATCAATGCATTCGCCGCCGGGGATGACGATGAAGAGGACACAGGGAGCCTCGCGGTGAGCGCGCGGGTTCCTTTTTCCGTTGCCGCGAAATGGGACAGGGCCCTCGAAGTCTTCCGCAGGATGGAGGAGGCAGAGCTCCCTTCGGAGAGCTTCGTGGAGGCCCTTCTTGCGGAGTTTGTCGCTTCGGCGCCGCTTGAGGGTATCGGTGTACAGGGCACCACGGTGCAGGCACCGGAGGATTCCGATTCCGGGACAGGGAAACCGGGGGCTCAAGGGGCTGCGGGTGCTTCTCTCTGCCGTCAGCAGGGGAAAGGCTCCCAGTGCATTGAGGCCTCCCATGGCGACTGCGCCACCCGCGGCAATGGGGCACATTCTCAAAATGGCATTGATGCTTCCGGCACCGGGGAGAGAGGCGCCGATTCCGCCATCGGGGAGAAAGCCCCTCTCCTTGTCGCCCTGGCAGAAGCCATCGGCTCCCTCGATGAAGGGGCTCCCTTCGGCGAGCGGGACAAGGAGCTTGCCCGGCAGGTCCACAAGGACCTCGAAGAGGTGTCGCACCTCTGGGAGTTCCTGCCCTGGAAGCCCGTCACGGTGGAGCTTCCCCAGGAGTTTCAAGTTCCCGGGAGTCACTGCTCCGATGCCGATACCGCCATCGGGGCCCCTGATAAGTCCCAGGTGGGATTCCCTGCCGCCGATCCCTTCGAGACAGTCGCCCGCCTCCGGAAGATGGCGGCCCTGCGCCACTCCCTCTCTTTCTACCAGGGACGCCTGCTCAGAACTCTCAACAATTTCGGCCTCTACAAGGACATGCTCTTCCTCAGCCTGGGCCATTACACCAGGGAGCGCCTCGGAATGTCCCGCAGCACCGCCTATTCCTTAATCTCAATGGAAAGGAGTTATCTGGAGTATCCCGATATGCTGGACCTTGTGCAGGAGGGGAAGCTCACCCCCGAGCAGGCGAAGCACCTCTCGAAGGTCTTCAATGAGGGGATCCGCGTCCAGGGAGCGTGGCTCTCCTACGCCCAGGAGGTTCCGGTGGCCACCCTGATGGCTGCCGTCGAGGCGTTCCTCCGCTTCGCCAAAAGGGCTGTCCACAAGAAGTGGGACATCCATCCCGAGGCCTTCGAGGTGGCCGTCACGGGGAGGTCCGTCAAGAGGGTGCCCGCCCCTGCTTCAAATGGCACGAAACCCAGTGGGGATAGGGGTTCCGACGCCGCAGTCCAGATGTGTACACACGAGCCTGTGACCCCCTCCCGCCAGGATGGGCTCACCCCTGTCATCTGGCAGGTCACCGGGGGCCGGGAGCATTCGGAGCTCCCCGAGATTCTGTCAATCTTCTCGGGAGAGACCCACAAAGCGGGGACCTTTGGATCAAACCTCTCTGAGAGAGGCGCCCTCATCCGCTTCTTTCTCAAAAGAGACATTGTCCCTCTCTGGAACCATGCAGTGAGGCTCTGGGCCGCCGGCAGGCCGGAAGAGGCCGTCGATGACGGTCAGCAGCTTGCCCTCTTCGTGGAGGCCATCCTTGATGCTTTCCTTGCCGCCTGGGACCTCCCGGAAAAACGGGACATCCACCACCGCACCCTTGCCCGGGATAATTACCAGTGCCAGGCTCCCGGCTGCAAGTGCCGGCGCAACCTTCATTCCCATCATATCATCTTCCGCTCACACGGGGGAAGCGACAAGCTTCACAACAGAATCACCCTCTGCATGGCCCACCACCTGAGGTGCGTCCAC comes from the Candidatus Eremiobacterota bacterium genome and includes:
- a CDS encoding serine/threonine-protein kinase, with the protein product MERSFSPPRKRRPEQSMPFYILFPSLVTGTIGLLYLLLFLLAVVEALDEISQIVPSLMLLALSGMAALAAWGIVREKNWAGKMLLIFFAAFIAVFAVGFMDNGYGVFYSINFIEFVPFALMALAAATAVCLIGRWKAARLSRLRPKAAAESQAAAACPRKGEVLRGRYEIAGELGRGAMGSVYLVKDLTFPSQDVRWVLKEIELRGLTLEERAEAEELFRKECALLKSLNHLAIPKLIEHFSDSEGLALVMEYIEGKSLEHALKESGKPFEAERVVEIAGELAAILQYLHSQVPAPLIFRDLKPSNIMITGKGRLRLIDFGIARNFDPAKQKDTLVYGTPGFSPPEQYGLGQTDERSDLYALGATLYYLLTEEDPQQFNFKFPSLRSLQISVPAKLEALLMKCLSRDRDERPPSAASITAELERIKEGMAAFQAAQGRDLWVGLYFIAAVALNFISLPGSRGRGYEMLVFPLVAFLFIIVGAFVLIYRHWKRKRGPYAAPDLIARMGNAILSWGSSLEARLQGAPAHGKGR
- a CDS encoding phosphotriesterase produces the protein MKKINSVCGEISTDDLGFTLMHEHVMVIDSFMRYSFPDWFARDGFIRKVVNELSEARQKGVRTIVDATPINLGRDISVIKEASEKSGVQIIASTGFYWYDEPWMDGWGIEALMEKLLREINHGIQGTDIKPGVIKAATDFPGMTPVNFKLLKTSARLARATDLPLITHSCPSRMTGLMQQDVFLAEKVDPARVVIGHSGDTDDIEYLEAILKRGSYVGLDRFGLDMVLPVEKRIATVIELVKRGHTDKILLSHDYCCYIDWTPEFCFKEGAEHWSYTYLPAQIIPEMKKRGISDEAIRIMTVENPKRIFTE